In Burkholderia savannae, one genomic interval encodes:
- a CDS encoding RcnB family protein produces the protein MKAHRMLWISMVAAGALVSSLAVAQPHGPGGPGDERHGPPPGKHYGRDHGNHGERGDQGGPRPGEHRGDENAAWRRGDRLPDEYRDRQYVIDDWRGYRLSPPPRGYHWVGIGGDYLLVRISTGVILQIGP, from the coding sequence ATGAAAGCACATCGCATGTTGTGGATTTCGATGGTCGCCGCCGGCGCGCTCGTGTCGTCGCTCGCCGTCGCTCAACCGCACGGCCCGGGCGGGCCGGGCGATGAGCGTCATGGGCCGCCTCCCGGCAAGCATTACGGCCGCGATCATGGCAATCACGGCGAGCGCGGCGATCAAGGCGGCCCGCGTCCCGGCGAGCATCGCGGCGACGAAAACGCCGCATGGCGTCGCGGCGATCGTCTGCCTGACGAATACCGGGACCGCCAGTACGTGATCGACGACTGGCGCGGCTACCGCCTGTCGCCGCCGCCGCGCGGCTATCACTGGGTCGGGATCGGCGGCGATTATCTGCTCGTGCGCATTTCGACGGGCGTCATCCTGCAGATCGGGCCGTAA
- a CDS encoding glycosyltransferase family 2 protein, producing MAEPTLGVALIALNAAARLAECLDALSFADDVVVVDGGSTDSTVEIAKAHGARVIVAADWPGFGPQKNRAVAALDTDWVLSIDTDEIVTPELAASIQAAIRAPRAQVYALDRLSSFCGSWVRHSGWYPDWVPRLFQRESARFSDDLVHERLVFDGPSARLDGQLLHYSYEDFETVLRKLDAYSSAGAAQRREAGKRGGFAKALGRAAWAFARTYLLRRGFLDGRAGFMIAVFNAETVYYRFLKLGHPRPEKAGN from the coding sequence ATGGCAGAACCCACTCTCGGCGTCGCCCTCATCGCCCTCAACGCCGCGGCCCGGCTAGCCGAATGTCTCGACGCGCTGTCGTTCGCCGATGACGTCGTCGTCGTCGACGGCGGCAGCACCGACTCGACCGTCGAAATCGCGAAGGCGCACGGCGCGCGCGTGATCGTCGCCGCCGACTGGCCGGGGTTCGGGCCACAGAAGAATCGCGCGGTCGCCGCGCTCGACACCGACTGGGTTCTGTCGATCGACACCGACGAGATCGTCACGCCCGAACTCGCCGCGTCGATCCAGGCGGCGATCCGCGCGCCGCGCGCGCAGGTCTACGCGCTCGATCGGCTATCGAGCTTCTGCGGCAGCTGGGTGCGCCATAGCGGCTGGTATCCGGATTGGGTGCCGCGCCTCTTCCAGCGCGAATCGGCGCGCTTTTCCGACGATCTCGTCCACGAGCGGCTCGTGTTCGACGGGCCGTCCGCGAGGCTCGACGGCCAACTGCTCCACTATTCGTACGAGGACTTCGAAACCGTGCTGCGCAAGCTCGACGCATATTCGAGCGCAGGCGCGGCACAGCGGCGCGAGGCGGGCAAGCGCGGCGGATTCGCGAAGGCGCTCGGCCGCGCCGCATGGGCGTTCGCGCGGACGTATCTGCTGCGGCGCGGCTTCCTGGACGGACGGGCCGGCTTCATGATCGCCGTGTTCAATGCCGAGACGGTCTACTACCGCTTCCTGAAGCTTGGACATCCGCGGCCGGAGAAGGCGGGCAACTGA
- the rfaQ gene encoding putative lipopolysaccharide heptosyltransferase III encodes MTLPRPPRTILVSCTRRLGDVLLTTPLVRSLKARWPDAQIDMIVFRGTEGVLEHNPDIRRVITVAQRARPKERIADALRIWRKYDLACAAINSDRARFYAFFAGRKRIGLVDPDRLTWLTRFILNGIVLDAHRDVHTVTSNLSLAGALGATPCADVVAPGIGDDPAARARFDAKLYATPALTRGEPYVVLHPYPMFRYKQWREDGWVDLVRWARSRGFAVALSGGPAQAERDYAARIARASGEPVLNMAGELSFGESAEMFRRARLFIGPDTGATHVAAACGVPTIALFGPSNPTRWGPWPAHWPAGNEPWPLRGSGRRGNVYLLQGEGDCVPCKLEGCDRHLESWSRCLTELSSARAIGVATDMLGLGAAHAQADGAVPVDVSRLGARK; translated from the coding sequence TTGACGCTCCCCCGGCCGCCGCGCACCATTCTCGTGTCCTGTACGCGCCGCCTCGGCGACGTGCTGCTGACGACGCCGCTCGTCCGCTCGCTGAAGGCGCGCTGGCCCGACGCGCAGATCGACATGATCGTGTTTCGCGGCACCGAAGGCGTGCTCGAGCACAATCCCGACATCCGGCGCGTGATCACGGTCGCGCAGCGCGCGCGGCCGAAGGAGCGCATCGCCGACGCGCTGCGCATCTGGCGCAAGTACGACCTCGCTTGCGCGGCGATCAACTCCGATCGCGCGCGTTTCTACGCGTTCTTCGCGGGCCGCAAGCGGATCGGGCTCGTCGATCCCGACCGGCTCACGTGGCTCACGCGCTTCATCCTGAACGGCATCGTGCTCGACGCGCATCGCGACGTGCATACCGTCACGAGCAATCTGTCGCTTGCCGGCGCGCTGGGCGCGACGCCGTGCGCCGACGTCGTCGCGCCCGGCATCGGCGACGATCCCGCCGCGCGCGCGCGCTTCGACGCGAAGCTGTACGCGACGCCCGCGCTCACGCGCGGCGAGCCGTACGTCGTGCTGCATCCGTATCCGATGTTCCGCTACAAGCAGTGGCGCGAGGACGGCTGGGTCGATCTCGTACGCTGGGCGCGCAGCCGGGGCTTCGCGGTCGCGCTGAGCGGCGGCCCCGCGCAGGCCGAGCGCGACTACGCGGCGCGGATCGCGCGGGCGTCGGGCGAGCCGGTGCTGAACATGGCGGGCGAGCTGTCGTTCGGCGAGAGCGCCGAAATGTTCCGGCGCGCGCGGCTCTTCATCGGCCCGGACACCGGCGCGACGCATGTCGCCGCCGCCTGCGGCGTTCCGACGATCGCGTTGTTCGGGCCGTCGAATCCGACGCGCTGGGGCCCATGGCCCGCGCACTGGCCGGCCGGCAACGAGCCGTGGCCGCTGCGCGGCTCGGGGCGGCGCGGCAACGTCTATCTGTTGCAGGGCGAAGGCGACTGCGTGCCGTGCAAGCTCGAAGGCTGCGACCGTCATCTGGAAAGCTGGAGCCGATGCTTGACGGAATTGTCGTCGGCGCGCGCGATCGGCGTCGCGACCGACATGCTCGGTCTCGGCGCGGCGCACGCGCAGGCCGACGGCGCGGTGCCGGTCGACGTCAGCCGGCTCGGCGCGAGGAAGTAG
- a CDS encoding glycosyltransferase produces MTVPAAPATQAAAPAQNVAGPSARRVRILFHIDDFGRGGTETALLGWLNALDRSVFEVGLSVTYPTQDLTTWCAKAIPPDVALQVLAPERWMHALHQRERGRKLRGGEKLLHKASTHGLIRPIVARRFLRLARSYDVVCDFDFSLRRIAGQGGAPWIGVSHYSFAARFGDKSASYMARRVRQYERYAALAVLTPDMRREAEPLFANTRVVVTALPNVIDPAALRARADEPAELPDGRFIVSVARLDEGQKDHRTLLRAYAKVRARRADAPRLVLVGDGPDRRVLERLAGELGLHDAVRFTGFCANPFPYVRAADMLILSSRYEGFGMVLGEAMALGTPVISSDCPTGPRDLLDGGRGGLLVSPGDADGLADAIERMLADDALRASLVAHAAHKVESFGPRAANARMQALAAQLLERA; encoded by the coding sequence ACGATTTCGGCCGAGGCGGCACCGAGACCGCGCTGCTCGGCTGGCTGAACGCGCTCGACCGCAGCGTGTTCGAGGTCGGGCTGTCGGTCACGTATCCGACGCAGGATCTGACGACGTGGTGCGCGAAGGCGATTCCGCCCGACGTTGCGCTGCAGGTGCTCGCTCCCGAGCGATGGATGCATGCGCTCCACCAGCGCGAGCGCGGGCGAAAGCTGCGCGGCGGCGAGAAGCTGCTGCACAAGGCGTCGACGCATGGGTTGATTCGCCCGATCGTCGCCCGCCGCTTCCTGAGGCTCGCGCGCAGCTACGACGTGGTCTGCGATTTCGATTTCTCGCTGCGCCGCATCGCCGGGCAGGGCGGTGCGCCGTGGATCGGCGTCAGCCATTACAGCTTCGCCGCGCGGTTCGGCGACAAGAGCGCGTCGTACATGGCGCGGCGCGTACGCCAGTACGAGCGATATGCGGCACTCGCCGTGCTCACGCCCGACATGCGGCGCGAGGCGGAACCGCTCTTCGCGAATACTCGCGTCGTCGTCACCGCGCTGCCGAACGTGATCGATCCGGCGGCGCTGCGCGCGCGGGCGGACGAGCCGGCCGAGCTGCCGGACGGGCGCTTCATCGTGTCGGTCGCGCGGCTCGACGAAGGGCAGAAGGATCATCGGACCTTATTGCGCGCGTATGCGAAAGTGCGGGCGCGCCGCGCCGACGCGCCGCGCCTCGTGCTCGTCGGCGACGGTCCGGACCGCCGCGTGCTCGAGCGGCTCGCGGGCGAGCTCGGGTTGCACGACGCGGTGCGGTTCACGGGTTTTTGCGCGAATCCGTTTCCGTACGTGCGCGCGGCCGACATGCTGATCCTGAGCAGCCGTTACGAAGGCTTCGGGATGGTGCTCGGCGAGGCGATGGCGCTCGGCACGCCGGTGATCTCGTCCGATTGTCCGACGGGGCCGCGCGACCTGCTCGACGGCGGTCGCGGCGGGCTGCTCGTCTCGCCCGGTGACGCCGATGGGCTCGCGGACGCGATCGAGCGGATGCTCGCCGACGACGCGCTGCGCGCGTCGCTCGTCGCGCATGCGGCGCACAAGGTCGAATCGTTCGGCCCGCGCGCGGCGAACGCGCGCATGCAGGCGCTCGCCGCGCAACTGCTCGAGCGGGCGTGA